One genomic region from Salipiger sp. CCB-MM3 encodes:
- a CDS encoding lipase family protein, translating into MNNTIKWDFSGSLSGVRMPELLAIEDLFFLRMVGPADTLPLLSVNFLHSYDGEEFEGVTYVPGQGMNSDDFPQPTKTTISGYSKGGGDLVWRRFPIFIDGDFPTAPDVSDYIVDDLYPNWEAAEQAISTFLDAVETWFREVKSNVEALRYRDPDTGLSLKLTFLNPATRDDLTQGDFSDQESIIDMPFPYLLSNSADILGTDFADNLTGGSQGDTIHGEGRNDTIRGGDGNDYIDGGGGKKDILIGGNKASDGSLDDFDTFFLSGNRSDYSIVQSGKISLFKNEVTGEIDVVRGFEKVEFEGDIFGPERTRIQNFVLELAELSKMAYESTFQEGRLEGKWLPVHANELGIPVYADDSSYSMINGVFSAINGAGVAHIGEAMIDGQHTIFIAFRGTDDSVDAAFGWGPQVEDYYWPAFDPLLDGLRSFSEERGSNIIVTGHSLGGILAQMFMEEFKDENTRAVTFASPGSPTGEDADPRILHIEHSQDIVPWIGDIAASSLEELLPAEHENLAYLWKFHKAGERVIIPVDDGSSLLDNFLGPHEHNMSMYLENIKAIYQSKISVDVLDVDSYRPGFISRMYAAPSDVFEFYGDKGDYDEILIGNNEENDINGYGGDDKIFGRGKKDFINGRNGADEIFGGQGKDAIFGGKGNDTIFGGDGEDVVFGDKDNDEIFGKKNNDTLSGGGGSDRIDGGPGDDTLVGGKKGDIFIFSKGRDTVHDFNAYSRHEDIDLSGTTWIRNYKDITKNHLTQVGENAVLDDLEGNTLTLIGVSLADLDRSDFIL; encoded by the coding sequence ATGAACAATACGATTAAGTGGGATTTCAGCGGTAGTTTGTCCGGGGTTCGCATGCCAGAGCTACTCGCTATAGAGGATCTCTTTTTTTTAAGGATGGTAGGGCCAGCCGATACATTGCCCCTTCTGTCTGTAAACTTCTTGCACTCATATGATGGCGAAGAATTCGAGGGAGTTACATATGTACCCGGACAAGGGATGAATAGCGATGACTTTCCTCAGCCGACAAAGACAACAATTTCTGGATACTCCAAGGGAGGGGGGGACCTTGTGTGGCGTAGATTCCCAATTTTTATTGACGGAGATTTCCCCACAGCGCCTGATGTGTCAGACTACATCGTGGATGACTTGTATCCGAACTGGGAAGCCGCGGAGCAGGCAATATCGACGTTCCTGGATGCGGTAGAGACATGGTTTCGAGAAGTAAAGTCCAACGTAGAAGCGCTTCGCTACCGTGACCCCGATACAGGTCTATCACTGAAGTTGACCTTTCTAAATCCCGCCACCAGAGATGACTTGACCCAAGGGGACTTTTCCGATCAGGAATCGATTATAGACATGCCATTCCCCTATCTTTTGTCCAATTCGGCGGATATTTTAGGAACGGACTTCGCGGACAACCTGACTGGCGGAAGCCAGGGGGATACCATTCACGGAGAAGGCAGGAATGATACAATTCGGGGCGGCGACGGAAATGACTATATCGACGGCGGCGGGGGAAAAAAAGACATCCTTATAGGTGGAAACAAGGCCTCAGACGGGTCTCTTGACGACTTCGACACATTCTTTCTAAGCGGAAATCGCTCAGACTACTCTATAGTACAGAGCGGAAAAATAAGCCTCTTCAAAAACGAAGTAACTGGCGAGATCGACGTTGTAAGGGGATTTGAGAAAGTAGAATTTGAGGGAGATATTTTCGGTCCGGAGCGAACCCGCATTCAGAACTTTGTTCTTGAGCTTGCCGAATTGTCAAAAATGGCATATGAAAGCACATTTCAAGAAGGCCGTCTCGAGGGTAAATGGCTCCCAGTTCACGCCAATGAACTAGGAATTCCTGTATATGCTGACGATTCATCGTACAGCATGATTAACGGAGTATTCAGCGCAATAAACGGCGCCGGCGTAGCGCATATTGGGGAAGCAATGATAGATGGTCAGCACACCATTTTTATCGCGTTTCGAGGTACCGATGACTCCGTTGACGCGGCATTCGGCTGGGGGCCCCAAGTGGAAGATTATTACTGGCCTGCATTTGATCCTTTACTTGATGGACTACGTTCCTTCTCTGAGGAACGAGGGTCAAACATAATCGTCACTGGCCACAGCCTGGGAGGAATTTTGGCCCAGATGTTCATGGAGGAATTTAAAGACGAAAATACGCGCGCGGTAACATTTGCCTCCCCGGGCTCACCGACAGGGGAGGACGCCGACCCGAGGATTTTACACATCGAGCACAGCCAGGATATTGTACCTTGGATTGGAGACATTGCCGCATCTAGCCTTGAAGAATTGCTTCCCGCCGAACATGAGAATTTGGCTTACTTGTGGAAATTTCACAAGGCCGGAGAACGAGTTATTATACCTGTCGACGACGGGTCGTCTCTTTTGGACAATTTTCTTGGCCCGCATGAGCACAACATGAGTATGTATCTAGAAAACATCAAGGCCATCTATCAATCAAAAATTTCAGTTGATGTGCTTGATGTCGATAGCTATCGCCCTGGATTTATTTCTCGCATGTATGCAGCCCCGAGTGATGTCTTTGAATTTTATGGGGACAAGGGTGATTATGATGAGATTCTCATCGGAAACAACGAAGAGAACGACATCAACGGATATGGAGGGGACGACAAAATCTTCGGCCGAGGGAAGAAGGACTTCATCAATGGAAGGAATGGCGCGGATGAAATCTTTGGCGGCCAGGGTAAAGACGCAATTTTTGGCGGCAAAGGTAATGATACTATATTTGGGGGGGACGGCGAGGATGTAGTTTTTGGCGACAAGGATAATGATGAAATATTTGGAAAAAAAAATAATGATACTCTTTCTGGGGGTGGCGGCTCGGATCGCATAGATGGAGGCCCTGGGGACGACACGCTAGTTGGCGGCAAGAAGGGAGATATTTTCATCTTCTCTAAGGGGCGTGATACTGTTCACGACTTTAATGCTTACTCAAGGCACGAGGATATTGATCTAAGTGGAACCACGTGGATCA